A DNA window from Chitinibacter fontanus contains the following coding sequences:
- a CDS encoding L,D-transpeptidase family protein, whose translation MLRTTRRAKRAICLVTLLLLAPAARPLMIDSRSPYFTLSSDEAGSAAKGTPEERILAALDFIRTGNMADARATVDALLEEKPNYRLAYLLRADLYAMRAMPLNTIGDGATQLDLAHQQMAERLADLRKEALVRMNYRNMPTPPDLLPANILQFTPQQKYAILVDADTSRLYIFANDNGVPKMVKDHYVTVGKLGVGKSVEGDQRTPIGVYFVYKHLPRPQLDKTYGQLADLYGVGAWPISYPNELDKSNQKTGSGIWLHGSPAATYARAPQASNGCVVLTNEEMLDVAQYLQIGTTPVIVTPKVEWLTRAQWKERHSTAASTLGQWKNAWESLNTEQYLNFYGSQFISGEGQNINAWRQQKAQVNAGKKWAKVELKDLSIFAVTGGTPQMVATFEQDYRSDNLENKMRKRLYWQPENGQWKIRWEGNAIN comes from the coding sequence ATGCTTAGAACAACACGTCGCGCCAAGCGTGCCATTTGCTTGGTGACGCTGCTGCTGCTCGCACCAGCGGCGCGCCCTTTGATGATTGATTCGCGCAGCCCGTATTTCACCTTAAGCTCGGATGAAGCGGGCTCGGCGGCCAAAGGTACGCCGGAGGAGCGCATTTTGGCGGCGCTCGATTTTATCCGTACCGGCAATATGGCCGATGCACGCGCCACCGTCGATGCGCTACTCGAAGAAAAGCCGAATTATCGGCTGGCCTACCTATTACGCGCCGATTTATATGCCATGCGCGCTATGCCACTCAATACAATTGGCGACGGAGCTACGCAGTTAGATCTAGCGCATCAACAAATGGCCGAACGACTTGCGGATCTGCGCAAAGAGGCACTAGTGCGGATGAACTACCGCAATATGCCAACGCCGCCCGATTTACTGCCAGCTAATATTTTGCAATTTACCCCGCAGCAAAAGTATGCGATTTTGGTCGATGCAGATACTTCACGGCTGTATATTTTCGCCAATGACAATGGCGTACCCAAAATGGTGAAAGACCATTACGTCACCGTTGGCAAATTAGGCGTCGGCAAATCAGTGGAAGGCGATCAGCGCACGCCAATTGGGGTGTATTTTGTCTATAAGCACCTACCCCGGCCACAGCTGGATAAAACCTATGGCCAGCTAGCTGACCTGTACGGCGTCGGGGCATGGCCGATTTCTTATCCAAACGAATTGGATAAAAGTAATCAGAAAACCGGCTCTGGCATCTGGTTGCACGGCAGCCCTGCGGCCACTTATGCCCGTGCGCCGCAAGCCTCGAATGGCTGCGTGGTGCTGACCAACGAAGAAATGCTCGATGTGGCGCAATATCTGCAAATTGGCACCACACCGGTCATTGTTACCCCCAAGGTGGAATGGCTAACCCGCGCCCAGTGGAAAGAACGCCACAGCACTGCAGCGTCAACACTGGGGCAATGGAAAAACGCCTGGGAATCGCTCAATACCGAGCAATACCTTAATTTTTACGGTAGCCAATTTATTAGTGGTGAAGGCCAGAACATTAACGCGTGGCGCCAGCAAAAAGCCCAAGTTAATGCGGGCAAAAAATGGGCCAAGGTTGAGCTAAAAGACCTATCTATTTTTGCGGTAACGGGTGGCACGCCACAGATGGTAGCTACTTTCGAGCAGGATTATCGTAGCGATAATTTAGAAAATAAGATGCGCAAACGGCTGTACTGGCAACCCGAAAATGGGCAGTGGAAAATCCGCTGGGAAGGCAACGCCATCAACTAG
- a CDS encoding L,D-transpeptidase Cds6 family protein: protein MSALRSIIVALPLLFSMAAFAGDSEDIQQLIRAKQFPQALDRAEKALVKSPKDAQLRFLRGIALSELGRTDDAIKTFTQISEDYPQLPEPYNNLAVLYANKGQFDKARGALQLAIQTNPSYAIAHENMGDLYARLASQAYDKALQLEGGNSQVQTKLKLVDSLFSQQGIKVAAKPAATNATVAVNPKGSITPQPTLAAVTTKPVVTTAPTSKPSAAPTATSVPKASATPKPSATPKATATPKPTAAPDTSKSESAARQQVVASVENWASAWSRQNVNGYINSYAKSFKAPGGRAAWEKDREAKISAPKSIDVNVRDIKVEMIDEKTAKVRLRQDYKSDRLSSSTGKTLIMEKAGNRWLIREERIGG from the coding sequence ATGTCTGCATTACGCTCGATTATTGTTGCTCTACCTCTGCTTTTTTCCATGGCGGCCTTTGCCGGCGATAGTGAAGATATTCAACAATTGATTCGCGCCAAGCAATTTCCTCAGGCGCTAGATCGCGCTGAGAAAGCGCTGGTGAAAAGCCCTAAAGATGCACAATTACGCTTTTTACGCGGCATTGCGCTGAGCGAACTAGGCCGCACGGATGATGCGATCAAGACCTTTACGCAGATTTCCGAGGACTATCCGCAACTGCCCGAGCCTTACAATAATCTAGCGGTACTGTACGCCAATAAGGGCCAATTTGATAAAGCGCGTGGCGCTTTGCAGTTAGCGATTCAGACCAATCCAAGCTACGCCATCGCACACGAGAATATGGGTGATTTGTATGCCCGTCTTGCTTCGCAAGCTTATGACAAAGCTTTGCAGCTTGAAGGTGGTAATTCTCAGGTGCAAACCAAACTGAAACTTGTTGATTCTTTGTTTAGTCAGCAAGGGATTAAAGTCGCCGCCAAACCAGCAGCGACCAATGCGACAGTGGCGGTCAACCCGAAAGGTAGTATTACGCCGCAACCTACTTTAGCGGCAGTCACCACAAAACCGGTTGTGACAACGGCACCAACAAGCAAGCCAAGCGCAGCACCAACCGCCACGAGCGTCCCCAAAGCCAGCGCGACGCCAAAACCATCGGCAACGCCAAAAGCCACTGCGACACCGAAACCAACAGCAGCGCCAGACACCAGCAAATCGGAGAGCGCAGCTCGTCAGCAAGTGGTGGCGAGTGTAGAGAACTGGGCGAGCGCTTGGAGCCGTCAGAATGTGAATGGCTATATCAATAGTTATGCCAAGAGCTTTAAAGCACCAGGCGGTCGCGCAGCATGGGAAAAAGATCGCGAAGCAAAAATCAGCGCGCCCAAATCAATTGATGTCAATGTACGTGACATTAAAGTAGAAATGATCGACGAGAAAACGGCCAAAGTGCGCCTGCGTCAGGATTATAAATCTGACCGCCTCTCAAGCAGCACCGGCAAAACGCTGATTATGGAAAAAGCAGGCAACCGCTGGCTGATTCGTGAGGAACGGATTGGTGGTTAA
- a CDS encoding DMT family protein — protein sequence MNIPPALSSVLLLICSNLFMTFAWYAHLKNGASKPWLLMALMSWGIAFFEYMLQVPANRIGYQVYSLAQLKIMQEVITLSVFIPFAVLYMKQPFSWNYVYAALCMVGAVYFMFRG from the coding sequence ATGAACATCCCACCAGCGCTTTCAAGTGTGCTTTTATTGATCTGCTCAAATTTATTTATGACTTTTGCTTGGTATGCTCATTTGAAAAATGGCGCCAGTAAACCGTGGTTGCTGATGGCTTTGATGAGTTGGGGGATCGCTTTTTTTGAATATATGTTGCAAGTGCCGGCCAATCGTATCGGGTATCAAGTATACAGCTTGGCACAGCTCAAAATTATGCAAGAAGTCATTACGCTGAGTGTGTTTATTCCCTTTGCGGTGCTGTATATGAAGCAGCCATTCTCATGGAATTACGTATACGCCGCATTATGCATGGTAGGGGCGGTCTATTTTATGTTTCGCGGCTGA
- a CDS encoding FmdB family zinc ribbon protein, with product MPIYAYRCSACGHSDEHMQKMADAALTQCPVCKTEKYEKQVTAAGFQLKGNGWYQTDFKTKPAATGN from the coding sequence ATGCCTATCTACGCTTATCGTTGCTCTGCTTGTGGTCATTCCGATGAACACATGCAAAAAATGGCCGACGCTGCTTTAACGCAATGTCCGGTCTGCAAAACTGAAAAATACGAAAAACAAGTCACTGCCGCCGGTTTCCAATTGAAAGGAAATGGCTGGTATCAGACCGATTTTAAAACCAAGCCTGCCGCCACTGGTAACTAG
- a CDS encoding DUF502 domain-containing protein → MAITLWVLSTLIGTMDQLGAFLPNEVRPDYWLLKGLATTFPVLDGAHHIPGFGVILTVLVLFITGMVATNMLGRRLMQLGQRLLNQIPIVRSIYNGVKQVSDTLFSDSGQAFRKAVLVQFPHQGTWSVGFQTGTPGGEIGEKLEGELISVFVPTTPNPTSGFLFMARKSDVKELDMSVDEALKYVISMGVVMPTAKAITYPDASSLKVGENSPAA, encoded by the coding sequence ATGGCAATCACGCTGTGGGTACTCAGTACGCTGATCGGTACTATGGATCAACTGGGCGCATTTTTGCCCAACGAAGTTCGTCCGGATTATTGGCTGCTCAAAGGTTTAGCCACGACCTTTCCAGTGCTGGATGGGGCGCATCATATTCCCGGTTTTGGGGTGATTTTGACGGTGTTGGTGCTGTTTATCACCGGCATGGTCGCCACGAATATGCTGGGCCGTCGCCTGATGCAATTAGGTCAGCGCTTACTCAATCAGATCCCGATTGTTCGCTCCATTTACAATGGGGTGAAGCAGGTTTCCGATACGCTGTTTTCCGATTCAGGCCAAGCGTTTCGCAAGGCGGTGTTGGTGCAATTTCCGCATCAGGGAACATGGTCGGTTGGTTTTCAAACCGGCACACCGGGTGGGGAAATTGGTGAGAAGCTCGAAGGTGAGTTGATTTCGGTGTTTGTGCCCACCACGCCTAACCCGACTTCGGGCTTTTTGTTTATGGCGCGCAAAAGCGACGTCAAAGAGCTGGATATGAGCGTGGATGAAGCGCTCAAGTATGTAATTTCAATGGGTGTAGTAATGCCGACCGCCAAGGCCATTACTTACCCGGATGCAAGCAGCCTCAAAGTAGGCGAAAACAGCCCTGCAGCGTAG